One Periophthalmus magnuspinnatus isolate fPerMag1 chromosome 8, fPerMag1.2.pri, whole genome shotgun sequence genomic window carries:
- the LOC117374720 gene encoding cytohesin-4-like: MHLAVLRAFVTLHEFSDLNLVQALRQFLWSFRLPGEAQKIDRMMEAFATRYCLCNPGVFQSTDTCYILSFSIIMLNTSLHNPSVRDKPSLQYFISMNRGINHGEDLPSALLSKLYASIRSEPFKIPEDDGNDLTLTFFNPDREGWLLKIGGRVKTWKRRWFILTDSCLYYFKYTTDKDPIGIIPLENLCVRELKDSSKPFCLELFSLKAQKVKACKTEHRGRVVQGKHQSYKLSASSEEEREAWVTAIRASITKDPFYDMVSIRKRKVTSHTPS, from the exons ATGCATCTGGCTGTGCTCAGGGCTTTTGTGACGCTGCACGAGTTCTCCGACTTGAATCTAGTGCAAGCTTTGAG GCAGTTTCTGTGGAGTTTCCGTCTCCCTGGAGAAGCTCAGAAGATCGACCGGATGATGGAGGCCTTCGCGACCCGGTACTGCCTCTGTAACCCAGGAGTCTTCCAGTCCACCG ATACGTGTTACATCCTGTCCTTCTCCATCATCATGCTCAACACCAGCCTCCACAACCCCAGCGTCCGAGACAAGCCCAGTCTGCAGTACTTCATCTCCATGAACAGAGGCATCAACCACGGGGAGGATCTGCCCAGCGCCCTGCTCTCG aaaTTGTACGCGAGCATCCGCAGTGAGCCGTTCAAAATCCCAGAGGATGATGGGAATGACCTCACGTTGACCTTTTTTAACCCCGACAGAGAAGGCTGGCTGCTCAAGATCG gaggaAGAGTAAAAACGTGGAAGCGCCGATGGTTTATTCTGACAGACAGCTGCTTGTACTACTTCAAATACACAACA GACAAAGACCCGATTGGCATCATCCCATTGGAAAACCTGTGCGTGCGAGAACTGAAGGACTCCAGCAAACCG TTCTGTCTGGAGTTGTTCAGCCTTAAAGCTCAGAAGGTGAAGGCGTGTAAGACGGAGCACAGGGGCCGTGTGGTGCAGGGCAAACACCAGTCCTACAAACTCAGTGCGTCGAGCGAAGAGGAGCGAGAGGCCTGGGTCACCGCcatcag GGCCAGCATCACCAAGGACCCATTTTACGATATGGTCTCTATTCGAAAAAGGAAAGTCACCAGTCATACGCCATCTTGA